The genomic region acacatcccaaacctgtgtaacaagcatcgcaatacaccgagaagggcttgtgcacatcaggcaagactaggacaggcgctgtagtcaacttctctttcagcgcttcaaaggcctcttggcatttctgggtccacttgaactcaactttgttgcctagcaacgctgtcattggtttcgcaatcttcgaaaacccttcaatgaatcgccgataatacccggccattccaatgaagctcttgattcctcgagcatctgttggcgctttccagttcaaaatgtctgccactttcttcggatccacaaccaatccttatttgttgattatgtgacccaagaacaggacttcactgatccagaactcacacttgctcaactttgcatacaactggtgctctcgcaatctctgcaataccatctttaaatgatctgcgtgctcttcttcgctttgagaataaaccagaatgtcatcaatgaataccaccacaaacttatcaaggtaatccatgaatacactgttcatcaagttcatgaagaacgctggcgcattggtcaaaccaaaagacatcacagtgaactcatacaaaccatacttggaaatgaatgtcgtcttcggaatgtccgaaggtcggatcctgagctgatgataacctgaccttagatcaatcttggagaacacgttggctcctctcaactggtcgaacagatcttctattctgggcaagggatacttgttcttaatcgtgacctcattcaaagctcggtaatcaatacacatccttttggtgccatctttcttttccacgaacaagacaggggcggcccaaggcgaggtgcttggccgaatgtaacctttctctgacagctcatcaatctgctccttaagttcaaccaactctggtccagatattctgtaagctctcttgaagataggggcggttccgggaagaagctctatggcaaactcaactttccgctctggtggcatacccggtaagtcctttggaaacacatctgggaactcggacacaatcttgatcctctcaattgggtctgcttcactgctatcaacagctatctgataacaacttcctttctttggctcaggcgggactaactcggtcaccacttcctctcctagtggggacaccaacttgatggtccttttatcacaactgataactgcctgatacttatctagccaattcatccctaggatgacatctattccctgagtacccattactataaggttggcgggaaacgctatcccccttatttccacacttatattcaaacaaatgctatcggctcgaattctaccaccggctgagtcgatttgaatgggggttgacatggtagtaattggaagattttgtgcttctacccatgatgcagtaatgaaagaatgtgttgctccagtatcaaataacacttctgcaatatgggagtcgactgggaacatacctactatcatgccgggggtctcctgaactgcttcagcctccaagtggttcagtcttccatgattatagcgcggctgagagcaattgcctgctccaggctgaggcacatttgctttgctggggcattggggcctgactgctgctgggctgccttcttcggacattgcatcacccaatggccttgctctccacagtggaaacatgccttgtttccaacctgagctggtgctgcttgactgttctactggtttgttggggcaggaagatgaggtgcttgctgattctgcctctgaaactgacctcctgactaattgctctgacggttctggtactggtgctgaggatactgcctttgaaactgctgatgctgctgaggtggacgctggttctgcctgaactgctgaggttgattgcctgagaaacgaggacgattgctgcttccaggctggggtccactgatcttgcgtttacgatcctccatctccttacgcttcctctctgtcatgattgctctgtcaatcaggtgctgaaatgtcgggaaggtgtgattcatcagttggtactgtagagggtcaaccaagcctctcaggaaacggtactgtcgcttggcgtcggtgttgacatcttcaggagcatagcgagacaattgcaggaaCCTGTcctggtactcactgacagacaatggcccttgcttgagggccaggaactcctccttcttcactgtcatcagacctgcggggacatggtactgacgaaagctacctctgaactcttcccaagtgatggcgtcagggtgggcatgggtggcgaggtaagactcccaccatgattgggctgctcctctcaacagacggggaccatacagaaccttctccctgtcatcgcactgagcggtatgcaactcctgctccacagtgcgcagccagtcttcagcatccatggggtcagaagaatgagcgaacgttgggggatgacctctcatgaattcagcacgcttgtctctgggcatctgaggcatctgaggctgaggtggggcctgctgctgttgctgctgctgctgctgaatggcggccaaagtctgaccgatggcttgaactgcctgagtctgcatcagaaacatctgctcgatggacatcgggggcgggggcggcaggtgctgctgctggggcacctcctcctgttgagcggctcgctcctgctgagcacgccttcctcctctgcgcctgttctctgacatctgcagaatgcaaccacacatcagaactgatctggcaaatcttgcagcataaaaaaagagaatagaattcttcaacagcactggacagatgagcatcttcactgatctccaacacagaccacacagcttctcagataaagaggagagtggaataaaaggtttcccaactatataactaactccattaacataataggtaaaccaaaatgcgggggatacccacactctggtgacagtcattacaaagatccaaaccaaacatagttcatcatgacaaacatagatgcacaggatatagcaaactaccctgtctaactaagactaactaagaccgagactaacgctaagactgtagcttctatgtatatatatttcgtattaattacaagatccaactctaacgatctatggttctagagttatcttggtcttgcagtcgggattgccataagactggtgtccacgctgaggtgagcggtacgggtgctgagtcccgacgggagcgggggaaccaccatccaggtgacgacgttccgcgcgctcagcccgcagcagggcgatctcagcacgagccctactcagctcgtctaatgcatggtccagctccgtgtttagcacggcggctaggttgactgtgctgctcaacctaggattgccctcaccgacaggtgagacaatcacgcctcctgtgctgccagatgaacggcgggggtaatacttcaggtcaagaccatcagctgccccaccgaaaaccgagcagtagtgcgaaagcgcacgccgtgcagcatcttgcatggctgcctcagctgagtcccgctcagagatagaatagtgctctgagcaggcctccgcaccctggagactgttctccgggcagcgcaccaaacaggttgcctcccagcggtccgggtagaccccacgactgtgctggtagaccacacagcgatactcgacggaccaagtatgctggtcaaatgcccgacgtagcagggtgtcgagcgcatcgtggaagtgacacccgcgagcagcgtcgcgagtgatgggtcgagcaacccatccttccggctcagggttagcagagaagtcggtgttgtggctcgagctgtcatcgccatctccgtcatctgggtctcctccagcagctactccagaggctggggcgcccagtggtgatgcagggggcgcctccaggggaagcacaggggagcagctcctcacagactctatctcctgttggagcgagaaggaagagccctgctgcccctgtcgtcgacgttcctgctcctcacgcaggcggtggtgcagtctctccaagtggctggactgtccggccacgggacggcgaagcggacgctcagcaaggcgggagggtaagaaggggatgactgactttcgtgcagtgtgtctaagtcgagccatctacaaaagacatcgcaagcaaaagggtgagaacagaattaatatgaccagcaagtaatgaaccataaataaatgaaggattggaataaaacataattttcagcaaggtatattatatagtagaacataggtttggtcggtatgaccaacttttgaagggatatcaaagtcaaggtagggacagaggtctatagtccttagaacgaccattctactctaggttagcggtcctacagtcagcacggctttgataccacttatgtcacacccggttttagaaggcaaaccgaatgcgaaccatgtacgtgccaggatcagttattcacgtacacagcagttacataacatggacatcatcacacagtgctcaaaatagtattaataagggaaatagtcgattacatcatacatctGAGACGTCCATGTAGTCCTTACAAtagatcaaagtgcggaaaagaaacgtagataaccgcggccttcacaggcagccgactgggggttgccgctaacccacgcctagaactcgtcgtagtcttggaactcctggaagtctccttccacagcttcatcttcgcctgagcagtggttgcaatgctgacaacctggggatggggggtttggtgtgtagagcaagggtgagtacacatcaacatactcagcaagtatcctgtttggctgtagtggactagctttatgtggggataagtcaagcagttgcttttagttggtcagactattacttactagtagaaagccaagttttagcattaacccaagttattaacccaaacgtactcctttccaaacggaaagagtaccacttaccagcatcatagtcataaccaaaaccatcaatctcataaccacctgtaccaaagtatctctgatcaagtaccactaatcactggagctcccttggccgctcataaccgcgagcacggctgatatatcagttttcaaacactctgcagaggttgtgcactttatccacaagccgtgattcccattctgcccggagagagctactccccattgaccactacctaggtggcctagcagggcatcactacgtagcctttacaaagatttcccggggctgtagccacccgttaggtttcctaaatgcaccgcactcctccccaaggggcgaacccaaacttggcagagcgagccgcatacaccgagccccattgacgacacaacggctaagtgaactacaccccggatcctctaattattcagctaagggcatcccattccaccctcatggttgcactgttttcccgggcggtcatccatagaacaggtccttacggagaggcactcgagaaaccgctcgagcccccttgaagaccacaagtacaacatcataataagagaagggaaaacagcgtatcatagataatctcatcatgttcattgattatagttgagcaatagcataaagctaaacagtaataatcaaacccaaataggtgaacaaggacatggttaacaaaagctagtcaatccttaggcataaatgtgtaaagcgggaggtgaattaaataatgaataggacagagataggtcaagggacacttgcctccaccaaacgactgctgctcaggggcttctcctgcgagttcctcgggctcttcgaccggatcgttctctatgcgattgcaagcatacatacatccatccattcaaattgggaaacaaacaatacatcatacaagggaacaaataaagtgaatatgcatcaagtatgacattcgatatcgcattcattatggttagaaagaaacgggaaaaggtctcgcggggggggggggtggttaaagcttatgcactaatgattagttacaataggttctaacaaaagaatttagttatatgcactaatggaaacctagtcatttttagttgatcaacattgaactggataaacaattgattatatgaattaactagcgtaacggaattctaaattaagtttcctatttcaataacatgaacaatgattaacctacctaaaataaaataagtaacagtagtgaaagaaaataaaataaaataaataaaaaaaaataaaaaacaggggggggcggttgaaccagcgagggggcggttgaaccggcctggggcaggggcgggggcggctgagccggcggcgggcggccgagctggcgggggcgcggggcaggggggcgcaggggcggccgagccggccagggggcggggcagggcgcgcgggggcggccgagccgggtagggggcggccgagccggctgtgggcgaggcggggcgcgcaggggcggcggcggccgagccggccagggggcggccgacggccggaccggggcgcaggggcagggggcggccgagccgggtagggggaaggggaggggagatgggggagggaggagagggggagggggacctcaccggggatggggacgggcggccgagcggcggggcgggcgagctgcagggggcggcggctagggcaggggggcggcggctggggtggggaagagagagaatgagagggacTTTGGGGGAATTGGGGGAAATTGGGGGggaagggaggggcggctgggccaatgggcccaattctaagcaatcaaagaatgcatagttcggcatggtgcatcaaacaacataaaataatttagggtttttcttagcaCGGGAATTCAAACCaagtcccgctataactttggaaaaggtcaaggtttagcgagggaacgagaaaagaaaaaggtaagggctgaatttggtgagagaaaagaagaaaaaaattctaccctaaattcagggcgttacacagcTGTACGTGCGTGCATGCAAGTCATAGAACGTCACGCAAGGCTCCCTGCAGAGAGCACACAGTAGACAGTACCCAGGCCATTACCCGGCTCCAGCTGGCGGGTATAAATAAGTGAACTCCATCAGCAGGAAAAGGAACGCAGGAAGCTGCTTCCTCGTTCGATTTTAAAATGGCTCCCCCTCCATCACTGGCAGCCTGTACGGCTGACCGAAAATGCGCAATCGGTTCTGATATGAACAGCAAATCGTATTCAAATGTTCAACTATTAATTAAACAATGCGCAAGACGCTCACATTGACATTTAGCACAGGCGTGGCATGCCACCACCCTATAAAATGCGTGTCATCTATCGCCCAGGCAGACACCAGACAGGATCACAGGAAGCACACACATCACTGATCGAGAACTTACTACATAGTACACCAAGAAAGCAAGCGACGACGACGTCTGGGaacgacgaagccgaagccggagAGCTATACTATACCTGTCATCCAACCAGCCAGCCAGCCAAGCCATCATATCATGGTGAAGACGGCGGcgagcagcagcagcgacgacgccgccgccgccaagAGGAGGACGTACAAGGGCGTGCGGATGCGGAGCTGGGGCTCGTGGGTGTCGGAGGTGCGAGCGCCCGGCCAGAAGACGCGGATATGGCTCGGCTCCCACGCCACCGccgaggccgcggcgcgcgcGCACGACGCCGCGCTGCTCTGCCTCCGGGGCTCGGCGGCCGACCTCAACTTCCCGCTCCGCCTCCCGTTCGACCTGCCCCCCGCGGCCACCATGTCGCCCAAAGCCATCCAGCgcgtggccgccgccgccgccagcgcctcctcctcctcctcctgcggcggtggcggcggcttgCGCGCGCCGCCGCCCTTCGCGCCACGCGCCGAGAACAACGGCACCAGTGCCTgcagcgacggcgacggcgacgccaCCCCGGCGTCGAGCACCACCAGCTCGCCCACCAGCCACGCCGACGACGTCTCCTCCCCGGACTCCACCGTCAGCAGCGCCGGCGACGTCGACTACTACACCTCGCTCGCGGACATCGACGCCTTCTTCCAGTCGCCCAAGTGCGTGGTGGACTACGCCCTCATGGACCCCTGCAGCGCCTTCTTCGCGCCGGACTCGACGGCGGCCGACGACGACGGCGGCTGCTGCTGGGCCTGGGAGGAGGACGGCGGCGGCATTGCGCTCTGGAGCTTCTCCGCTACACTGGACTGCTGAAGTGTGGGCGTCAGGGGAAGCGGAAGCGATTCGAGTCAGTCACTGACTATAGTCGCCGATCGATCAAGTGACAGaattccatatatatatatacacgtgATAATTAATTCAATTCCGTGTTTGTAAAACATTCGTAATAAGCTAATTTAATTAAGCATCGTAGGAGGAGCTCTCGTACGTGGAGCTACATGTTTTAAGGTGGCTTCCATGGAGTTAACCTCTTTACTGTTGCTTGATTATGAGTACAAAAAAATCAACTTTATTGCCATTATAATTGCAGAAAGAAACTATTCTATTCCCTTTTTGTTAGGACAAAAAAAAAACATAATAGAAGCCCCATATACCACTAACGAGTTCATGCGCCTGAACGTTGTTGATCTCGAACGACCCTTCGTCTTGTATGAACTCCATCACCTCCCTGTCAGAAATATAGTGGTATGGTATGTAAAATGAATCTAACATTTCTCTGCTGCTCACACCCTGCTAATCAGAAATATATCGTGTGTTATTTTTTTTTCTGCCAATAATACAATGGGTGTAGGTGTACTTCACTCAATCGCATTGCAGCTACCGGCAGGCTGGAGTGCCAGAGATTTGGTCCATGCTTGATGTACTTCACTCAATCGGATTACAAAACTAACTAATTCACTTTTTTTTCTAAATCTGGACATAATAATATTGTTTTTGTTAGTACAAACGGTACTGACTAAAATccgtaagagcatctccaacaatgcctcaaactagtgcctcaaattgaaatataggGCTCTACACAAGAAAAACCACTCCAACAGTGCCTCAATTCAAcaaattttgtcaaaaaactatagggcaccttctcaagtgcctcaaatatactacaccgtagtgggctgccctataatctagatttagggctttactgttggagcgaagctttttgttggtgccctaaattctataaaatttacttatttttaaattataagacatttttataggtcacgttgttggagatgctctaaacaTCGTTCGACTTCAAATTTTAACAAATTAAAATAGGTAAAGTTATTATGTAACTTATGAAAAACTGGAATCACGTCCATCAGACTTTAAGACGAAAACAATACTATTGTTCTGGAGTATGTCGAAAATGAATCAAACCCTAATTTTGGGATTAGTCAAAGCCATAGAAGATTAATAATCAAAACTTTGAAGTCGCTATCTTGATGCCCTAGCAATGATCTAGATGATCCAAATCAGTTGTAACAATTGAAACTAATAAATCAATGTATAATCAAATCTAGACACGCAATAAATGAACAGAGCGAGAGAAAAACACTAATTTTGTATAAACATCACATTTAAACATCAAGATAACAGGTAATCAAGATAACACTAATTTTTGCTGCTGCTGGTACCTGGATCGTTCTACAAGAAACTCTTCGCCAGCAACTCCTTGAACCTATAGTTGTATCGTCACACAGCTTTGAACTGGCTGTCCCAGGTAATCTCTATAGGCCGGCCCTGACTTGCAGTGCTCTTTGAAGATTTACATAGGGGCACATTGAAAATAGGGTTTTTACATGGGTGACCTTAGTTGTGACCAGGTGCTCAATTTTGCCCCTAGTCCGAGGAACTCCTCATTTCTACCCTCCCACGCGTAAAAAACATCAGAACACTGCTCGGCCATCGTTTCCGTGACTCTGATACCGTTACCGTGACCTGCATGTGGGCCCCGCGACCCCTCtccatccaaaattccccaaatcCAATCTGTACTCGCCTGCCCCGACGCCCCTCCAAGCTCCCCACCGTCGGAGGCACCCGACGCCCTTCATCtccccaccgccaccgccgacggCACTGGGCTTGGCGCCCCCTCCCCACCATCTTGTTCCCCACCGACGCGCTCCCGACGCCCCCGCTAAGCTCGCCTCCTCCCCACCGTCGTCTGCTCGGGGCTCGGCGCGCCTCCTCCCCACGTCGATACTGCTCGGCGCGTCTCCCGATCCAAATCGGCCAGCCTCATCTTCTCCCGATCCAAATCGCCATTCTCCCGATCCAAATCTGCCAGCCCCATCTTCCTCCCCGAATCGCCGAGAAGGACGCTCCTGTAGGCCGCATCCCTGCTCCCCCACGGATCCACGGAGCGGTAGCCTCTCCGGACGGGCTTCTTCTCCGACACCGCAGCAGCCCTGGAGGAGCGTCTTCACCGTGGAGGAGCGCCGCAGCAGGCCTGGAGGGCTTCTTCGCCGTGGGCCTCCTCTGCGCCTGCGCCGCCCTGCTccacaccccgtctccctgcACCCTACGCGTCATCTTCCCAGGCTCCGGCGTCCTCCTCCCTGCTCCCTGCTCTCTACGCCCAGCCCCGTCCGCCCGACAGCTGGCAGCACATCGGACCTGTGCAGTGTGAAGGTCTTGACGAGTAGTCAAGCCGCGGCACGCTACTCGCCCCTTCGGAGACGAACGAGATTTGGGGAGCACGAGCACCAACTCCACCCACGACGTAAGTCACTTTCTCCTCCTCAACCTTGCTGTTTCTGAGCTTGCAGACAACACTACGAAAAATTGGACAGTGTGTGTGGTTCATTTCAGTATTGAAAGGTAGCTTGCTTGTTGTTTGTATTGTGAATCTGAAGTGTGGTACTCATTCCACCTTCAGAGCTCATCATATTCCTGCTGTTTTCTACGTCAACTTGCCTCTTGCTCAATACTTTGCATCTTTAATCACCTGTACTTAGATTAATGATACAGATATCATAGGGTGCAAGATTGTTGCATTCTTGCTTCAGGATGTGTGGTATTCATTCCACTAGGTGAGGGGGCTGAGCTGCACCACAATTCTCATATTGCATATAAAACTAAAAGACACTGATAAGCAAATAGAAAAGAGATGATGTGTAACTGTAATCTAATCACTTTGTCTGCGCAAAGATTTCTTGTTTTCATTGTTGCGATATAACAGTTGTTGCTAACTCAAATGCTAAACTGTTTGTGTTTACTAGCATGGATTCACGCATGTCGCGGGCAAGCGGCTCCTCCAATGGAGGACAAGGATGGCCCAGTTATGGTCTGGTGTCGCTGATCCGCTGCCCCAAATGCGAAAGGTCAGAGTTGCTCGTGAGACTAAGATCGAAAAGGTGGGAGAACGGCAACTTTGGTCGAGAGTTCGTGAAGTGTGAAAGCAAGCCATATCGAGATAATAAGGTTCATCCTTGTTTTATCCATTACGGTTGATTTCATTTTTGTGCTTACTGCTGAATTGTGAACCCCTATTTGGATTGTTTAGGTTGTTAAAATATGTATTTTTTTCATGTGGATGGACGATTATGTCAAGATGCTTGAAGGGGCAGGGGTGGTGGGTGGCTCTGGGGAGATGATGGCGTCTAATATCTGGGATGAACGAGCAGTAGCAAATAGAGCAGATGTGACTACAAACTGGGACAAATTTGCTGCCGAACTGAAGAAGATGAATGACAACATGGTCGAGTTGAAGAAGATAAAGGACAACATAGTTGAGTTGAAGAAGATGTTTGGAGCCTTTTATGCTTCTATGATTTTTATTCTATTCCTTTTCTTTGTGATGAACTATAATTGTAAGCGTTAAATATAGGATTCATGGTGAACCTATGCTGAATATTTGTGATGTTGAATCTGTGATGGACATTTGTGGTGGTAAATGTGTCGATTCAGTCAgggtcttgttgtgatgagtatgTGTTGGCATTCTAGTGTGGAATTTGTGTGCCATGATCTTTTAGTGTTAAATCTAGTGGGAGACAAATTTATTTGAATTCTGGTGTCATGAGATTTGATTCAGGAGACATACTGCAAAAAAAATGGACGTTACATGATTCTGTCTAAAAATCCAAAAAACAGGTTCCTTACTGCATTGCAGGCATGAATTGAACCTAGGACCCCCTGCAGTGTGAGAACCAAATTACCATTACACTATGCTATATCTCATGTGAAGTCAAAGGACACTAAACTATTTGTATGTCCCAAGTTTGGCCTATAAGTATGTAAAACAAGGTTCAAAAACAAGTTTATATGAAATTATAATCTCAAATTTGTACCTTTTGTTTATCTTACTTCATGCATAGGTGTCCATTTTTAGGATTATTTACTAATTT from Zea mays cultivar B73 chromosome 6, Zm-B73-REFERENCE-NAM-5.0, whole genome shotgun sequence harbors:
- the LOC100280370 gene encoding Ethylene-responsive transcription factor ERF013 (The RefSeq protein has 1 substitution compared to this genomic sequence); its protein translation is MVKTAASSSSDDAAAAKRRTYKGVRMRSWGSWVSEVRAPGQKTRIWLGSHATAEAAARAHDAALLCLRGSAADLNLPLRLPFDLPPAATMSPKAIQRVAAAAASASSSSSCGGGGGLRAPPPFAPRAENNGTSACSDGDGDATPASSTTSSPTSHADDVSSPDSTVSSAGDVDYYTSLADIDAFFQSPKCVVDYALMDPCSAFFAPDSTAADDDGGCCWAWEEDGGGIALWSFSATLDC
- the LOC123670538 gene encoding uncharacterized protein LOC123670538, translating into MDSRMSRASGSSNGGQGWPSYGLVSLIRCPKCERSELLVRLRSKRWENGNFGREFVKCESKPYRDNKVVKICIFFMWMDDYVKMLEGAGVVGGSGEMMASNIWDERAVANRADVTTNWDKFAAELKKMNDNMVELKKIKDNIVELKKMFGAFYASMIFILFLFFVMNYNCKR